One Numida meleagris isolate 19003 breed g44 Domestic line chromosome 6, NumMel1.0, whole genome shotgun sequence genomic region harbors:
- the TC2N gene encoding tandem C2 domains nuclear protein produces MANEYIKNCCKWCFYVEKEKSNFSMVQESEAVPTSKPAIVEQPPLSSVSVKRQVGCSEDYLLSKLPLDGQEVPFVVPPFKLAYVQPKSLPSTSHAGGIQESARASFGDRKAELCGVYQWPRYDVYNPFYLEHHVSPDQIRRFQAKSDNRKLYGSVSDLRTSALPGSLDLSHSMFDLRSPPHRFMKRYDSVSSVPSSTSSRKDSHGSNRSLDTITLSGDERDFGRLNVKLCYVPSVEQIWITVLHCKGLSWPSSCGENPCIYVKGILTLPKPVQFKSSAKEGCNDIEFMETFVFAIKLQSVQTVRLVFKIQTQTPRKRTIGECSLSLRELSSEESNHWLDISPPSKAPVCRTELQIGTCFQAINRRIQLQILEAQNLPISSTPLSLSFFVKVGMFSTEGLIYKKKTRLVKSTNGQVKWREMMIFPVSQAEQGISFLIKLYSRSSVRRKHFLGQIWISSDSNNSEAVEQWEDTIANPEKVVVKWYSLGPS; encoded by the exons ATGGCgaatgaatatattaaaaactgCTGTAAATGGTGTttttatgtggaaaaagaaaaaagcaatt tttCCATGGTGCAGGAATCTGAAGCTGTACCCACAAGCAAACCAGCTATTGTAGAGCAACCTCCATTGTCTTCTGTGTCAGTGAAGCGGCAAGTTGGCTGTTCAGAGGATTATCTGCTTTCTAAACTGCCCCTGGATGGGCAGGAGGTACCATTTGTGGTCCCACCATTCAAACTGGCTTACGTACAGCCAAAAAGCCTTCCTAGTACCTCACATGCTGGAGGAATTCAAG AATCTGCCAGAGCTTCTTTTGGTGACCGGAAAGCAGAACTGTGTGGTGTGTACCAGTGGCCTCGCTATGATGTATACAACCCGTTCTATTTGGAGCATCATGTTTCACCAGATCAGATTAGACGCTTCCAAGCCAAATCAGATAATAGGAAATTATATGGATCAG TTAGCGATTTAAGAACTAGTGCTCTGCCTGGATCACTTGATTTAAGTCATTCAATGTTTGATCTCAGAAGTCCCCCTCATCGATTCATGAAG agATATGATTCAGTCTCCAGTGTACCTAGCAGCACCTCTTCCAGGAAAGATTCACATGGCAGTAACAGGAGTCTGG ataCCATTACTTTATCAGGTGATGAACGAGACTTTGGAAGACTGAATGTAAAGTTGTGTTATGTTCCTTCTGTGGAGCAGATCTGGATCACAGTTTTACAT TGCAAAGGGCTGAGCTGGCCTTCCAGTTGTGGGGAAAATCCTTGTATCTATGTCAAGGGAATTCTCACGCTGCCCAAGCCTGTGCAGTTCAAATCCTCTGCCAAGGAAGGCTGCAAT gacatTGAATTTATGGAAACTTTTGTATTTGCCATTAAGCTGCAAAGTGTTCAAACTGTCAGATTGGTGTTTAAAATCCAGACACAGACTCCTAGGAAAAGAACAATTGGAGAGTGCTCTTTGTCATTGCGGGAGCTCAGCTCAGAGGAGTCAAATCATTGGCTGGATATATCTCCTCCTTCCAAAGCACCA GTGTGCCGCACAGAACTTCAAATAGGAACTTGTTTTCAAGCAATAAACAGGAGGATTCAGTTACAGATTCTTGAAGCACAAAATCTTCCAATTTCATCGACACCGCTGTCTTTAA GTTTCTTTGTGAAAGTTGGAATGTTTAGTACAGAAGGGCTGATCTATAAGAAGAAGACTCGTCTTGTGAAGTCAACTAATGGCCAAGTGAAGTGGAGAGAAATGATGATTTTTCCAGTTAGCCAAGCTGAACAAGGAATCAGTTTTCTCATCAAACTCTACAGCAGAAGCtcagtgagaagaaaacactttctaGGACAG ATCTGGATCAGTTCTGACAGCAATAACAGTGAAGCAGTAGAGCAGTGGGAAGATACAATCGCTAACCCTGAAAAAGTTGTTGTTAAGTGGTACAGCCTTGGGCCATCTTGA